From the Bacillus rossius redtenbacheri isolate Brsri chromosome 12, Brsri_v3, whole genome shotgun sequence genome, the window atattaataaagcTATGAAGATGTAGTGAATGATGTAAAAGCATTTCTCCTTCAAAGAAGCCATCTTGAATTCAGTAGTTTTTTTATGTAACttatatgtttataatatataattaaattttttaactaactATAACTTTTTGTTTCTACAATACATATTGAGCAATAAATGAATTCATTAGAGTTGAATATCGTTGATATCTATAGTGAGAgattttaaaactatttcaaTCTACGGATAGGGAAAGCGACCGAAATTTGTTCGATTAGCATGGTCTCTCGCCTTCGAAGTCTCGCAGCTATAGTATAGTATCATTTGAGCTATGTATCATTGGTTAGCGGTGGAGTAGTTTGAAAATCATTTGGGCGAAAACCGAAAAGtaattgaaaatgtttaatttgggCGATACCTTGCCAAATTTTCAAGCCGAGACAACTATTGGTACAATTAATTTATATGATTATCTGGGAGATTCGTAAgtacacaatatatttttgttaacaaaATTGGAAATGGGATTTGTATTTGCGGGGAATTATTTTAGCTTTTCTAAGATAAGATTCATAATATTTGGTGTTTACCCCAAACCATTTTTTAAACCTAATTTTTATCATTCTAATTTCAAATTTGTCCCACTTTCTTTCAGAATGCTAGCGGATTAGTACCGTGTGCGCGGAGGAAGTTCTCATTTGCATGTTCCGCTTGTTTATGTAGGAAATCAAATTTTGGTTATCGTGGTATTTAGCAGAGTCTAACGCAGGAATCTTAAAATATACAAGACCTGTGCCTATTGAGGTATACAAAATATATCGGATATGTATCACTGTATCTAATTGTTAACTAGAATGAATCCCAACCATTCTAGTATTAAGTAATTTGcgataaaaaatttttatgtttgcttttatggtaaatatttacaatcgcggtagatgccaaaaaaaatgctaaaaatccgaaaatacttttattctatgctctttcactttttcttttcaaatcaaccggcggagataagaaattccaaatactttaggagatttcgaattttttaatttcatgatatgtagagtcgcggtagatgccaaaaaaaatgtaaaaaatcctaaaatacctttatcatatgctcttcaacttcctcttttcattaaaagcggcggagatatgaaattccaaatactttatgagatatcgaattttttaattttgcaatacaagacctgtggaaccattcgagcggcgccatttttgttattttgccgtgtgttcgtgaatacgtgaatcgtgaatgcgtaattaataaaatggttgattaggtcaggtcagttacattattaatactttcaaactaagccgacattaaaaattatttggtgaattaattttaatggatgtttagttttaaaatatttataatgtaactgacctgaccaaacaaacccggacagagggtgaaggtgaacagtaaactaaaatggtcgattaggtcaggtcagttacattataaatactttcaaactaaggtgatattaaaaataatgtgaattaattttaattattctttagttttaaataatttataatgtatctgaccttacctaacaaacccgtaacaaaggatgtacagtaacaactcacgtaaatttttttgttacttattacttgcgcaacaatatcaaaataacaaataagactttaaaattataaacgttaaaaactcacgtaagttggaggcggtaattatacaccgttttaaacaataattgaactaaataatcacgtattagttcatttgaattctggcctatcacgaacaatcacgtgacatcattatccaataaaaaaatagatactcgtacgtaaacaagaaacaatggtgcacgcacgccacaggaatgtgctggttttgtgctgaaatttaaaaattcgatatctcctaaagtatttggaatttctaatctccgccgctttaaatgaaaagaggaagttgaagagcatataataaaggtattttcagatgtttagcatttttttttgcatataccgcgactctacatatgatgaaattaaaaaattcgatatctcctaaagtatttggaatttattacctccgccggttgttttgaaaagaggaagtgaaagggcacaaaataaaagtattttcagatttttagcattttttttggcatctaccgcgattgtaaatatttaccgcttttatatatattttttacattccgggtattaagtgtatatatatatattttatagcgGTACTATAATGAAATTTCCTTAAGAACCGAACATAGAGGTTTGTCCGTAAAGTAATGAGGCTGGGCACTCCACTGAGCTCCAGTCGCCTAGGAGGCGGTcatcgggagggggggggggggggatttgtggCGACAGAAACGACAGGAGATGGCAGATTGCCGGAAGCGCCCAGATACGGGTTGCAACCTTGCTGCAGCCACCGAAAGCCCGGATGTAAGCCCGCCAGACGTTTTTCCTATTCCCGAAGCTCAAGAGAACCAAAATGTTTTTGCCATCCAACGGGCTGTCACAGAGTCTCTGAAAGAGGTTACGGCAGCTGACTTCCAGGGAGCCTTTGCAGCCTGGGAATAACGTTGACAATGGTGTATCGACACCCAAGGAGACTGTTTTgaagaattttaacaatatgcaCCGATCGGATCAATAAATTCTTTTTACCGGACCTAGTCTCTTTACTTTACGGACAAACCCTGTAAGAATGTTCCCAGCCTAAAATCCCCATATTCTCACACTTGTACATTAAAAATGTCAGGTGAACTTACTTCAGTGCTTTCTTGTTGATTTCAtcagtatttttattgtattgCAATGCAGGCTTGTCAAATAAACTTTCACTTTCATTGTAATCCGaccaaaacttaaattttattgcTGCCACTGAGttgtaatttcattttaataacgtgcgtctcaatttttttctttactatgTGATCCTTTGTGTAagtcataatttatttcatgcCATTTATTCTTTATTTCTTCTTTTAATATATGACATCATATATTAAACCTTACGCCTAACATAATCAGTCATACATAACTGTAGAGTAATACCTCACCACCGGGTGAAGCCCAATGTtatgtaaacataaaataaaataatttatcatcgCTGCTCTGAAAGTAACCATTTCTACAACATAGGACTATCGGTATTGTTATAAATATTGTATACAAGCAAAGAAAACAAAGTGTACTGAAATGAAAGTGGCTTTTCTGTAAAAGGGCATTGCGATATGCTAAATATGTTTAAGTTAGTTCACCAGTTAATCATtggttaggttaacttaaaatgCTATAAAATCTTGAGAATGGTTAGGTTAAGTTCTAAGCTAAGCTACTTTTGAAATATGTAGATTTGTGAGTAATTTTCTTGCGTCACgacttttccgtaaataaaataatataaattgggAAATACCTTTTTTGATCACTAATAGCGTTCCTAATTCCTACTGATTTCTGAGAAATTACTGTCTGTAGGTCACTATAGATTGcctgtgcattttgttgattctGTGGTTTTCCATTTGTAAGAATGTGCATTCAGATATTGTCATGCAATagaacataaataataatttaaaaaaaaagacgcgATTCcttactgtgcatccaaacccaagcgtcaaaccttgatggatttttttttagcagtatggaggcgcgaaGCATCAACATGTTACGTACATACCATAGCACATAAACTAACGTATAAAAGGAATTGTCATTGCGTGTATCAAACGTAATAATTCCTTTTGTACGTCAGGTTATGTGGTATCACGTATAACTACTAAAAATGATACCTGTTAAAGGTTTatgcttgggtttggatgcacaatagaatatcacatatttttttttagttattttttacgTTACATTGCATTACAATATCCAAATCAAAAATACACACGTTATTATgcatggaaaaccacaggatctgcaaCACAATTAAAGCACAAGATGGCGATAGCCGCTTCACTGCACAGGCTATCAAATGTGACCTATAAAcgataatttctcagaaacctgtAGGAATTAAGAAACTCTTGTTTATTGGGTAAATATAGGACTGTCTTTAGTGTTTGAGAAATGTATTTtcctaattatattttttatttacggaAGAGCAGCGACGTGAGAATTTGACCTTTTTTTTTCGTACGGAAAAGCCCCTAAAATacagtttaacttttttttttttattattaatagttGTAGAGGTGCTAAAAACTCCTCCTTCAGTGTAATAAAGCAGACATTTGTGCCCTGGTAGGTGGGGCATCCTGTTCTCCCACCCCAGCGACTTCACGCCGGTGTGCACCACGGAACTGGCGCGCGTGCTGACCCTCATGCCGGAGTTCGACAAGCGCGGGGTGAAGGTGCTGGCGCTGTCCTGCGACTCCGTCGACAGCCACTGCAAGTGGATCGAGGTGCCCTTCGACTGTCCTTCGTTTGTTCACGCGTGCAAGGAACCCCGATCATCCGAGACCTGTTTGATGTGTTGCATTGTTGATGTGGTCGCTCGCTGTGGAAGGACTagtctctcttctctctctactTCCTTCCTGACTGTTGGTTCGTATCATCACACCACATGTTGTGCAAGAGGAAGTGAGTCTTGACGTATTGACGTACCAACGggtgtgtgaagctaaaaaaaaattgattatgtttctttaacaaattttcacaaccgtcgagttccgtcagtttaaaaaaaaatgaattagatgttcttggttcaaacagctaaaattatcaaggtaaatcaatgtaactagtttatgtgtcgtaaataaaagtaaattgcgtctgtaactaaagtaggtgtattttagacctaatgtgagtgcggcagagccgttgcagggtacaattattattatacatacattgatcacattttatcctactagactattaacttattctagaatgcttggaattctttgtgtatgtatgtaacaagtttatccagttcaaaacaaaacaaaaaaaaactcattcaaagatagtgtagtgtaaatatatcaacaatttgttttatatcatgtaaacgattcaataattctatatgtttctgttgaaagttaagttgtggtaagttcaaattaagtaaaaattatgtattaagccaggattgaaagcactcggtgagcgtggaccactgagtgttggtgaaacattactacatcagagactaacgtttatatcaaatttaatgccctgaaagaattccaaacagatatttactattcaatagtcttgggatcccgagagttaatttaaattaattagtttagttattctaataattatagaacaagagattcagatttggatttaaattatgacgctggtaagtctttcaggcggaaatcaatgtttttataaaaaaaaataatgttcgtgaaattcaacaaacgggaaacgttccaaatcgacgactggacggggactggaaaaaaaaactgacctcagtgacagttatagcctctacagacgtattgacttcctcgatgaccaggactctgcgacgatccgcgtgtagctggctctcctgctctggatagctggtaggtcgttgactcagtcctcctctcgtaccggactgctgggctgttctactgctcggctcgtgagccgcctccttcttagtttgcgccgtcgagtcggtccttctcgcggaccggactgctgggttgtcctcctgctaggctcccgagacgtcttcttattagctcgtgtcgtcaaaactgcagcgcctttcctattttaacgtggttcagtcgtcgtcgattgaataattgaattgtctctctctcaaatcctcaagatattttaaccgttcttctttgcgtcgattaaggtaacataattaggcagatcttcgttctagtataaaagtttcgttgcatgttcttccgtgaattttagtgttgaaatcttcgacgataattaacaattcttatcaaaacacaatattttcaataaatttacttaattcttggtatatatagataaataaatcttaccgttactaaaacagctcttcgatatctgttttaagtattaattcaaatcatacaaagtttccagtttgctgctaaaattacggacgcatattatcaatgaccgaaaatggaacaaaccgaatattctaaaagaatatttttacttgtccttgtttgtaacacgcaattctacaatttttctttaaacaaaaaaaaaatcaatgctttaacgcaagcaaaatataatcaaaatgaatctcctattctttacaaatatagtaataaacaacaaatttattacctttttaaaaaaaaaccaaagataagcatacttccagagacaaaataacgttttagcttatttaaaatttgtaaagatttgcatatcataaatcaaacaattttttgtttcgacttctgcaaccaccaaaattgatcaatataaatatttctataaagtacAAACATTGACTTTATAGTATGTTATTCACAGGCAAACTGTGGAGATCTTTTTCCAAGTAAACTCATCATCTGTGCTTGGGACGATGCCATATGCCACTTGGTAGGATAACCATTTAGGGCAGTACTTCTGAGACGTTTCAATATGGCCCTTAAAGATAattgatattatttatatttgaatcAGAAATTGGTTACGATCATCAGTTTTCATTAGTTATGGGTGAATCCGAATTCCCTCGAATCCGtgcaataattgaaaaaaatattaactatggtgttgaaaccttttaccctttaaatttttgtttctaaAACTAAGtttcagaatcaatacatattattttatttatattgttatatatCAAAAGTACcttatcttggggaatggtaacatgatagaaatgaagaaaaaaaattgtcctagtaaacttcagatgtTATcagtattgaatttttaaatttactttatttcctctaatatttttcttcaaatcttttccctcgaatattGATTCCTTCGAATACTAAGTGTGTCTTCAGGGCTTTTTATAAGGTGGCCGGAGCATTGCAGCTGTTACTGCGTGTTTTTCTGCCGAGTACTAGCACTCCTAGCTTGAAGTGTGCCAAGCTCTGTTACTCTGTCTTCCACACAATGCTGTGAAGTACTGCCGTCTCTGGTTCAAATGTATTTCATTTGTTCCTCTTGTTTGCTCATTCGTTGTGCTTGTATGTGGTCCACAAACGACCTGTTTTGTTCGTCTCAGCCAGTCAGCTTGTGGTTATGTAAGTCAACCCATGTCTCAAGTGGTCGAGGCATGAATGAAAAATCCTTGGTTCCTTGCGGTGACAGTTTTGACACGTGGTTGAAGCTCGTCGCAGACAAAAGATGATGCTGACCTCAGCATCTAGTGTGTTGACTCGACCTACAGACAGCTTTAACCGCTGAAAGGTCTTGTAGGCAGTAGAAAAGTCTACCTTTCAAAGTGTTGAAGCCACAGAATTATGTTCTATACCATAGAAACTACGTAGGTaggtatttataatataatgtgATGACAAATAAAGTGCAGTATGTTTAACAGACTGTACGcagtacatattaaaaaaaaaattgttttgcttatgttcaggtgcATTAAATTATTGgccgtcattttttttaaaatgtgccaCAGCTTATTTTCACTAAGTAAATATGCGGAAAGATAATAAAAAGTCATTTTATTGTTTTCACCCtaggtttgtaattttttgacAGGTTTAAGTTGACTTTGCCAGCATGTAAGTTGTTAAAAGTGCTGTAGGCAGGATGTCTATGAGATTGGGTCGAAGAAagttaaggaaggcaattaacaGTAGAGCGAAACAATTGTTCCTTCAAGGattctgttaaaattatttcctaTGTTTTATCTTATGTAATTTTTCCTGTTCAATATTTGCATCTGCATGCATCAGAACATGTGTAGCAGTGTTTAATATGAGGTTGAACCATCTTGCATCTAATACAGCTTTCTGTGACAAGCATAGTCAAGTGTTGTATCACAGTTTAAATCTCCTTCAggtaaaatttattacaaacaaaaacttgTCAGCCGTTGCCAGACAGAAACTTCTTCAACCACAAGGATTGAGTGACTCTCTCAAGCCCACCGATGCACAAATCAGGAGTCCAATAGCAGCATCGCggaaacacactttttttttttttgccgtaaaGTCAGAGCATTGATTTGACCATGTGTTATTATTATCATTAATACATTGTAATAGGATCTGAACTAATATTACCTCTTacatttaaacttattaaaaaaaaattaagtaaactgGAGGACTGGTCAAGAAACTACAATTTAGAGCAGTtgtttgaaaaattgttttaatattattattattattgcttatTTAACATAAATTGTTGGAGACTTTTCACTTAAATCATGAGGTAATTTACCTCAGAAAAGATTTTAACTTTCTAGCTTAAAAATCTGTAGGCTACGTTTCTGCTTTATATTACATCAGCTCATGTAAAATTATGGTATTATATCTGCTCATGTAAAATTATGcttgttatattaaaaattaccagaatattaaaaaaaaaaaagcagcactAGCACGTCAACGTGCAAGAATCTACACTGAAGAAAAGCTGGAGAAACGTCACCTGGAAAAATGATCCCACGCCGGGCCAACTGAAAACAAAAGGACGGTGTCATCGGAGAGTGTGCTTGTCCGAGGTCGCAGACGCGGTCAGTGAGGACCGGGGGCGGGGGTGGTGCAGGACATACAGGCGGTGGCGGGCAGCTCGGGGGAGTTCCCCTACCCCATTATCGCGGACGAGGACCGGGAGCTGGCGGTCCTGCTGGGCATGCTGGACCCCGTGGAGAAGGACAGGGACGGCCTGCCCCTGACGTGCCGCGCCGTGTTCGTCATCGGGCCCGACAAGACGCTGCGCCTGGCCATCCTCTACCCGGCCACCACGGGCCGCAACTTCGAGTGAGTGGGCCGTCTCGCTCCGTCCACTCACGTACTCCCACGCCATGTCAAATTTTTTTAGGACTATTACTAAAAACACTAACTCGATATTTCCAGTGCATTTGTCgttcagcaaaaaatattttcgacAGCGTGCCCGAACAATAAGTGCATCGACGGAACCAAAAGGGCTGTGGAAATGTCGGTAACTGGAGAGAACATACTGGTTTCAGGCCACATCCGCCACACTTTCCACCTTTGGGAAATCCAAATTTGACCCCTCTACCTGTATTGCCTTCGTAGGCGAGTGATCTGCTCGCTCGATTCCTTGGATGGCAAGTGATGTCACAAAGGTGCCATTGCTGTCTTGTTGTTCAATGATTGATGATTGCTCATTTTCCTTCAAAGTTTTTCGTTTTGGACATAATTTTTGTCTTGATTTATTAATGGTTTCGCAGGTATCAGATGTGTATCAAAAATAGCTTATTTAGTTTGTAGAAATGATTTTGTCATATACATATGTAATGTAGATTATAATTTATGACAatcacaaaatttataaatataatattttaattattttagtggtAAAAAAGTGGTTACATGCAGTTTTGTTTTTGGAATATAAAATAAACCAGATGGaattaaatgtataaaataaattaaatttttattttttaaacatataa encodes:
- the LOC134537424 gene encoding peroxiredoxin-6-like, which gives rise to MFNLGDTLPNFQAETTIGTINLYDYLGDSWGILFSHPSDFTPVCTTELARVLTLMPEFDKRGVKVLALSCDSVDSHCKWIEDIQAVAGSSGEFPYPIIADEDRELAVLLGMLDPVEKDRDGLPLTCRAVFVIGPDKTLRLAILYPATTGRNFDEILRVIDSLQIVEKHQVATPVDWKAGEMCMVLPSVSDQDAACLFPRGVTVRDVPSGKSYLRMTPAPQP